The proteins below come from a single Microtus ochrogaster isolate Prairie Vole_2 chromosome 8, MicOch1.0, whole genome shotgun sequence genomic window:
- the Eef1g gene encoding elongation factor 1-gamma — protein sequence MAAGTLYTYPENWRAFKALIAAQYSGAQVRVLSAPPHFHFGQTNRTPEFLRKFPAGKVPAFEGDDGFCVFESNAIAYYVSNEDLRGSTPEAAAQVVQWVSFADSDIVPPASTWVFPTLGIMHHNKQATENAKEEVRRILGLLDTHLKTRTFLVGERVTLADITVVCTLLWLYKQVLEPSFRQAFPNTNRWFLTCINQPQFRAVLGEVKLCEKMAQFDAKKFAESQPKKDTPRKEKGSREEKQKPQAERKEEKKAAAPAPEEEMDECEQALAAEPKAKDPFAHLPKSTFVLDEFKRKYSNEDTLSVALPYFWEHFDKDGWSLWYAEYRFPEELTQTFMSCNLITGMFQRLDKLRKNAFASVILFGTNNSSSISGIWVFRGQELAFPLSPDWQVDYESYTWRKLDPGSEETQTLVREYFSWEGAFQHVGKAVNQGKIFK from the exons ATGGCGGCTGGG ACCCTGTACACATATCCTGAAAACTGGAGAGCCTTCAAGGCCCTCATTGCTGCTCAGTACAGTGGGGCTCAGGTCCGCGTGCTCTCCGCACCACCCCACTTCCACTTTGGCCAAACCAACCGCACCCccgaatttctcagaaaatttcctGCTGGCAAG GTTCCAGCATTTGAGGGTGATGATGGATTCTGCGTGTTTGAGAGCAATGCCATCGCCTATTATG TAAGCAACGAGGACCTGCGGGGAagtactccagaggcagcagCTCAGGTGGTGCAGTGGGTGAGCTTTGCTGACAGTGATATCGTCCCTCCAGCCAGCACCTGGGTGTTCCCCACCTTGGGCATCATGCACCATAACAAACAG GCCACCGAAAATGCAAAGGAAGAGGTGAGGCGAATCCTGGGGCTGCTGGACACTCATTTGAAGACAAGGACTTTCTTGGTGGGTGAGCGAGTGACTCTGGCTGATATCACAGTTGTCTGTACCCTTCTGTGGCTCTACAAGCAG GTCTTAGAGCCTTCTTTTCGCCAGGCCTTCCCCAATACCAACCGATGGTTCCTCACCTGCATTAACCAGCCCCAGTTCAGGGCAGTCTTGGGGGAGGTGAAGCTGTGTGAGAAGATGGCCCAGTTTGATG CCAAGAAGTTTGCAGAGAGCCAGCCTAAAAAAGATActccaaggaaagaaaagggttcacgagaagagaaacagaagcccCAGGCTGAacggaaagaggagaaaaaggcagctgccccagctcctgaGGAGGAGATGGATGAGTGTGAGCAGGCACTGGCTGCTGAGCCTAAGGCCAAGGACCCCTTTGCTCACTTGCCCAAGAG taCCTTTGTGTTGGATGAGTTTAAGCGTAAGTACTCCAACGAGGACACCCTCTCCGTGGCGCTGCCATATTTTTGGGAGCACTTTGATAAGGACGGCTGGTCCCTGTGGTATGCTGAATATCGCTTCCCTGAGGAGCTCACCCAGACCTTTATGAGTTGCAACCTCATCACTG gCATGTTCCAGCGATTGGACAAACTGAGGAAGAATGCCTTTGCTAGTGTCATCCTCTTTGGAACCAACAACAGCAGCTCCATTTCTGGCATTTGGGTCTTCCGAGGCCAAGAGCTTGCCTTTCCG CTAAGTCCAGATTGGCAGGTGGACTACGAGTCATATACATGGCGGAAACTGGATCCTGGTAGCGAGGAGACCCAGACCCTGGTTCGAGAGTACTTTTCCTGGGAGGGGGCCTTCCAGCACGTGGGCAAAGCTGTCAATCAAGGCAAGATCTTCAAGTGA